In Corylus avellana chromosome ca8, CavTom2PMs-1.0, the genomic stretch CATAGGGCCAGAATACAATCAAGAATGAACAATATTACAGaatcaaatcaattttatatatatatcaatcaaaaAATACAGTGAATGTgagaatatattctgaatatattctaaGAACAGCGATGCTTATATATAGCTCTCCATATTTTACAGCCAACATATATAGTCAATTAGTCATATAGAGCGTTGTTTAATTTTGGTGTAATTTCTGTGAGATGAATTCTACCGTGGGTTTAATTAGGACCCGAACTCTCAAAGCAAAAAGATTACAATTATAAtaagaaacaaaagagaatATTGAAGGAGGATTGTGAGCAAATGCTTTCGGACCCTCTATAAATACTGCCAACAATAATCATAATCCAAGTAAGCACGAGTAGTGCATTAGTAATAGTGAGAGTATCCATGGCCAGAGTTCACGTGTCGTTTCTAGGCTTATCCCTTTCCTGCATActagctttcttcttcttctctaagcTCTGTTTTTGCTTCAATCCAAAACACCTAAACTTTTCAACAATTACAACCCATTGGTCTTCTGCTGGAGCTACCTGGTATGGCAGCCCTGATGGCTATGGAAGCGATGGTAATCTacaccgagagagagagagagagaaagctagagagagagagtttttgaattattGATTACTAATTgtatgtaaaaaatatatatattatgcaggAGGGGCTTGTGGGTACGGCAATACGGTATCACTACCTCCATTCTCTTCCATGGTTACGGGAATAGGCCCATCTCTGTACAACTCAGGCAAAGAATGTGGTGCCTGTTATCAGGTTTAACTTTTGTTCTAAGCTGCAGTTTCAgagctttttttattattttttatttacaagaaaaactatatatatatgcccttTTCGCAAAAGCAAATATGcccttttctatttattttttccaagtCTATATACATGCTTCAAATTCCTGGTTGACTTGtgcaaattcttttatttttatttatacaatAACTCTAGCATTTTATAGCTTCTTAAAAAAGTTTCATCCCAACACTTGAATTGAAAGGAAGAATTATAGAGACAACTTTAAATTATTAcctattataaaattttaatttaatataaatgagtgaatttaatcatttaatttatattttaacaaatttatagTATTTGGACTAGTGTGATCatataacacaaaattaacaggTCAAATGCACCAAACACCAGTCTTGCTCCGGCAAACCGGTAACGGTGGTGATAACGGATTTTTGCCCCGGAGGTCCTTGTGTGTCGGATACCGCACATTTTGATCTCAGTGGGACTGCATTTGGTGCCATGGCAATTTCTGGTGAAGAAGACAAACTTCGTGACGCAGGAGTCTTGGAAGTTCTTTTTGCACGGTATACACTCTACTAATTGtcaacatgcatgcatatatatactcaattttttattcttataattaattatgtttttttttttttttttaccaagtaatatatctttaattaatttccgtacaagttttaaatttgaactttaatattttaaaggcatgtttgggtgtgcgtttgagaaacttaaaagtgcgtttaacatttaaaaattctatttcaaaaaataaaaaataaaaagtccgtttgaagaaaaaatacccatttggtaaaaaataaaaacaaattaaaagtatttttaagggtccaaaaagtgcaaaaatgggcaaaacgcacttttggcaaaaacttaaaaatgaagttcttgtcaaaaaaatattttttgacttaaaagttatatttctcaaacacaaattTAAACATGCTCTAAGGACCTTTCAGTGTGTGTTTGAGTggcctaaaagtgtgtttaacactcaaaaagtctatttgaataaaaaagtacccgtttggtaaaaaaaattgaaagcatttttaagggtcaaaaaagcctaaaaattgtcaaaacgcacttttagcaaaagcttaaaaataaagtttttttttccaaacaatgatttttgacttaaaagtcatatttctcaaatacaatctcaaacatgttttAAATATAGTACGTGAGTAATGAACAGGTTAATTAAGCTGGATCTCTTTTATGCTTTGCAGTGTGGCATGTGATTACTCAGGTAAAGGCGTAGTGTTCCATGTGGATCAAGGGTCAAACCCTTACTACTTTGCCATGGTGGTTGAATATGAAGAGGGAGACGGAGATCTTGCTTGTGTTGATCTAAAGGAGGCCGGCTCAACAGGGTCTGACAAATGGCGCACCATGCAGCAATCGTGGGGTGCAGTTTGGAAGCTGGACGCTGGGTCAAGGCTACAACCTCCGCTCTCCATTCGCTTGACCTCCCAATACTCAGGCCAAACCCTTGTGGCAAAAGATGTCATTCCAGATGGATGGCAGCCTGGTGCAACCTATAGATCATTGGTTAATTACCTTTAAACAGGAGTTCAAATCTTATCGTTCTCCACCATTCActgatatttcaattaaataatattcAACGTGTCGAATCTCACTTATTGTTTGAGATCATACGTGAAGGaggtgttagaatattaatttaaatagttAAAGTCTATCGATcatttcttatcagcttaaagTTTTGAAAGAAGTGGTGATcatgatttaatatatatatatatatgtgtgtgtgtgtgtgcgcgcgcgtgTGTAACCTATGTTAAATCATGATTGGAACCTATAGATCCTGGCCGGATCAATTGCCAATGAACAACAAGTATTCCAAAGTGGAGTTGGGGTTGGGCTATGCCTCCAATATAGCTTTTTCACAaaattaggttggaggaatttttttttttttttttggggtgaatGAAATTTTCTATAACACGAACATTACAAAAACCTTCCAGCAGGAATATGCTCGAACTCAAGTCACTTCAAAGCAACTTACAACAACAACCATACAAAGTTATATTGACAAATCTCAAAATTCTGAAATTTAGCCTAAAGCATTCTCCTATATAtgcaacaaaagaaacaaaaataattgcAAATACACAAAAGAAGCAACATGCAGACAACTTTACaaccctaaaaaacaaagacataAAAAGAAAGCTTAAGAGTCAAAGACTATATTTTGAACTAACTTGGAACGAAAGGTTTTGTGAAAGCTTCAGAGTCATTGAAACGCACTGAgacaaaaatttgaactttatgAAGAATCTTAAGCATACTTTTGTATAATTGAAATCATATTACTCCAAAGTGTTTTGGATATTGAATTAGCACTTAAAACCTAGTAAGAATTGCATGCATTTtagacatatatataattagtttaaTAGTTTGGAGAGAAAATTCTCCCGACAAAGAAAGACTTTGTCCCTAAGCATTATTTTccggaaaaaacaaaagaggttAGCTTTAGCATTAGATTAATATCTTGCttagttaataaaaaatgtatgCTAGCATCAAAATTCTTTTGAGAGAAAAGTTCTGTAATGCTTGTAAACGTGTATTAAAAATTTCGTAATTTGATGCATATTCTAGCCTTTGAGTGGAGACTCGCCTTATCTTTCTTAGTGCTCCTCCTCTTGAGGtaaaaaattgtgaaacatATGGGTGTGTATTGCAACAATTTTGTATTGTTTGTCTCagtttcctaaaaaaataaattgtgaaaTCAAAGTTTAAACTCGGGACCTTAACTTTGaatcaccacttattctaaactattatataaattaatacgaaatgatgattttttttttttttcctattcaaaaaGGGTTGGAGGGAAAGGTCAATTGTAGCTATCATACTTGAGCGTAACGATAGTAGCACCAACCCGCAGGACTCTGCTCAGGAGGAGCCTAAACGGTGGGAACCGCAAGCACTTCCTCAAGACCAACTAAGCTATATATAACTTAACACCCACCCCACCAGGGCATCAATAAGACTCAAGGTGGTTAACACTAATAGGCTAAGAGATTCTCATTGCGGGAGTCGAACTCGGGCCTTAGTGCATACCCAACCTCATGGGGATTCCCTTGAAACCATTGAACTACCACTCTTGGTGGTACAAAATGATGAATTTGATCTTGTTTGNNNNNNNNNNNNNNNNNNNNNNNNNNNNNNNNNNNNNNNNNNNNNNNNNNNNNNNNNNNNNNNNNNNNNNNNNNNNNNNNNNNNNNNNNNNNNNNNNNNNttttttaataaaaataaattaatttttttttttttttagagtataatctggtgtagttgaaattttgtttgaaatataaGTCTAATGAAATTAAGTAATGTGTCAACTTTTTATTAGTGgcacaaaatgtgacttttgtccccatataagttattctctatatatattatatatatatatgataatatatcGACGCGTAGTATACATTATTCAGATACGCCTcttactttcttcttcttcaatttctcaaGCGGTGAAGCGCTATGTTCCGCGTTAGCAACAACCTGGTGGGACTCCTGAACTTGCTGACCTTCGTGCTCTCGATCCCGATCCTCGCCGGCGGGATATGGCTGAGCCACCAGGCCAACTCTGAGTGCGAGCGCTGGCTGGAGAAGCCCGTGATCGTGCTCGGCGTCTTCCTCATGGTGGTGTCCCTGGCGGGGCTGGTGGGCGCGTGCTGCAAGGTCTCCTGGCTCCTCTGGTTCTACCTGCTCGTCATGTTCctcctcatcctcctcctcACCGTCTTCACCATCTTCGCCTTCGCCGTCACCAACAAGGGCGCCGGAGAGGTCGTCTCCAACCGCGGCTACAAGGAGTACCGCCTCGGAGACTACTCCAACTGGCTCCAGAAGAGGGTCAACAACACCAAGAACTGGAACAAGATCAAGAGCTGCTTGCACGACAGCAAGGTCTGCTCCGACTTCGCTAACAAGTACGTCAACGTCAGCGTCACTAAGTTCTACACCGAGAATCTCTCCGCGCTTCAGGTATACTTCTCTGCTGGTGTTTTCTTCAAATGGGTTTtgattatctttttgtttttgggtagtGGGTGTGGGATTTCGGTCTTCGATTTGGGttcaatttcttcattttttttttttttttttttgaatctgtTTGATTGAGATCTGATTTATGTAGGTTTAAGCACAAGTTTATGTCTTGCAGTGTTCTGATTTTGCACGTGGTTGTTTCAGATTTAACTTTTTAAGctaatttgtttgatttcttcTGGGGGCTCTGCGATGTTCTTCTTTTAAAATCTTTCATGTGCTTGTTAAAAGTATGAATTTTTAGTTGAACTGGGTTTGAGACTATTTTCTCTTTACCTCTTCTCTTTTTATCTGAATTTTGGTTGGTTCGGATCGTGAGTTTCGATTTTCTTTTGTCTTGGTTTCTATGGTTTCTGCCCAAAAAGATACAGTACTCTCCTAATATAGGAGAgtgaatttctttcttctttttttcaacctTTTGTTTTGACTGCATTATAAATTCGGCATCTTTTGGATCATATTTCTGAAATTGTGAAGGGTTTGATGTTGTTTTGTAAATCTGCtacttgtttgaaaaaataaataaatcttttcaAAAAGTTAGAGGCCTTTTGAGCAAAAGTTTTGACTTTTGACTATAGGATAATAAAACTTTGTAgtgttcttttattatttatctttttccaAAAACTGTTCCGCTCTTGAGACTTTCTGAAGCGTCACTACGTTGTACGGGTTCATGAACACGCACCTGCTTGGATTTCTTTTGAATTATCATCAcctttattataatataattgtaGCTTTAATTATTTGACTAATCAAAATTGGGTGCTCGATCTTTGAAATTGGAAATATTACTGTACACAGAAGATTTACATATTCATTGGTTATTTTTTACAATCAGTGCCATCCTATGGTGGGTTTAGGAGTCAATTTGCTTAATTCAACTGTGCACTGTTTGGTTCATTGTTATGGTTTATAACTAATGAATTCTGCTGCTACTTAAATTTGTCGTCCCTAGTGGCACAATAGTTCATAATTCCATCTTTTTGAGCCATTGTTTTTCTGAAAGGGTTGTAAAACTATTTTAGTAGATGATGCCTGGGACTAAGTTTATGAATTACTGAGTTGGGTTGATTAATTGGCTTCTTGGAAAATGTGAAATCTATATGCAGTTGATGATGCCTAGgactaatttatataaattctCAAGTTACACAGATTTTTTCCCCTTTAGCGTGTTTGCTCAATTGTGATTTGGATTATCTTCTATtagcaaagtttttttttttttttttaatttccggTATTACTTCATCAAACTGCATCATGACTTGTGGTCTGTAGAAGCTAATATCTCTGTAGAGGTATTAATTGGTCAAGCTGATGGAATTGGATCTTTAAATGCATTTTGGTCCTTTGTTGCCCCAAAGAAAACTCTTAACTGTTGTATGATTATCTAGAACTATCACGGATTCAGTTTTTATTCTCACCCATTGGGACCTTTCTTGTTGTCATCTCGTATACTGCTTGACTTGGGTATTATTCCAATGCAtttcatatttaaaaagaattttgtgtAAAACTAGTTGTAGCTTCCATGAGGCAAACTTGATGTCATTAGCTAGATTAGAGGGTTACTCAGCTGCTTGAGCCAGGGTTTAGAATTTCATCACATATAGAACGAGTTCTGCCAGGACCCCTTACAATTTTGGAGATATTTTGTTAGAAGGATGGTCAAGCTCTAGATGGTTCCCTTGTGTTCATATAACATTAATTGGGCATATGGacatttaagaaaatataatcCAGTCATTCCTAGTAACACCCTCCAAAAGGAAATTTTAGGGACCAGAACTAATGCACAGATCTTGTATGAAAACGTAACACCCTCCAAAAAGGTGGTgcttattattaatatatttttttttattagcctCCATTTTTAAGAGATTAAATGAAGATGTGTGCAAGAATGTGgcatgtgtgtttctgcatgaTTTAGATTGCAATGAGTGGCTT encodes the following:
- the LOC132190189 gene encoding tetraspanin-8-like; the encoded protein is MFRVSNNLVGLLNLLTFVLSIPILAGGIWLSHQANSECERWLEKPVIVLGVFLMVVSLAGLVGACCKVSWLLWFYLLVMFLLILLLTVFTIFAFAVTNKGAGEVVSNRGYKEYRLGDYSNWLQKRVNNTKNWNKIKSCLHDSKVCSDFANKYVNVSVTKFYTENLSALQSGCCKPSSDCDFTYVGPTNWTKTTSGYSNPDCNAWDNDPAVLCFSCESCKAGLLDNLKSNWKKVAVLNVIFLVFLIIVYSVGCCAFRNNRKDNGYWNRQ
- the LOC132189431 gene encoding putative expansin-B2, yielding MARVHVSFLGLSLSCILAFFFFSKLCFCFNPKHLNFSTITTHWSSAGATWYGSPDGYGSDGGACGYGNTVSLPPFSSMVTGIGPSLYNSGKECGACYQVKCTKHQSCSGKPVTVVITDFCPGGPCVSDTAHFDLSGTAFGAMAISGEEDKLRDAGVLEVLFARVACDYSGKGVVFHVDQGSNPYYFAMVVEYEEGDGDLACVDLKEAGSTGSDKWRTMQQSWGAVWKLDAGSRLQPPLSIRLTSQYSGQTLVAKDVIPDGWQPGATYRSLVNYL